The Proteus vulgaris genome has a segment encoding these proteins:
- the tldD gene encoding protease TldD yields the protein MSLAVVSESLLEANKLSLDDLASTLEQLAQRQIDYGDLYFQSSYHEAWVLDDQIIKDGSYNIDQGVGVRAIYGEKTGFAYADQLTLNALNQSAHAARSIVQAKGNGRIHTLGAIQHSPLYSLNDPLQSLSREEKIALLHEVDKVARAEDKRVKQVNASLTGVYEHVLVAATDGTLAADVRPLVRLSVSVLVEEDGKRERGASGGGGRFGYDYFLTNVGGESHAVTYAREAVRMALVNLSAIAAPAGTMPVVLGAGWPGVLLHEAVGHGLEGDFNRRETSVFSGRLGEKVTSELCTIVDDGTIEGRRGSIAIDDEGVPGQYNVLIENGILKGYMQDKMNARLMGVAPTGNGRRESYAHLPMPRMTNTYMLAGKSSPEEIIASVDRGIYAPNFGGGQVDITSGKFVFSTSEAYLIENGKITKPIKGATLIGSGIEAMQQVSMVGNDLALDKGVGVCGKEGQSLPVGVGQPTLKLDKITVGGTA from the coding sequence ATGAGTTTAGCTGTTGTCAGCGAAAGTCTGTTGGAAGCAAACAAACTTAGTTTAGATGATTTAGCATCAACACTAGAGCAGCTTGCACAGCGTCAAATTGATTATGGTGATCTTTATTTTCAATCAAGTTACCACGAAGCTTGGGTACTTGATGATCAGATTATTAAAGATGGCTCTTATAATATTGACCAAGGGGTTGGTGTCAGAGCAATTTATGGCGAAAAAACCGGTTTTGCTTATGCTGACCAATTAACGCTTAATGCACTTAATCAAAGTGCGCATGCTGCGCGAAGCATTGTTCAGGCTAAGGGGAATGGTCGTATCCATACTTTAGGTGCTATTCAACATTCTCCGCTGTACAGCTTAAATGATCCGTTACAAAGCCTTTCTCGTGAAGAGAAAATTGCACTATTACATGAAGTAGATAAAGTCGCACGTGCTGAAGATAAGCGTGTTAAACAGGTTAATGCCTCATTAACGGGTGTTTATGAACATGTGCTTGTGGCCGCAACCGATGGCACGTTAGCGGCCGATGTACGCCCTTTAGTTCGCCTTTCTGTTAGCGTGCTGGTGGAAGAAGACGGCAAACGTGAACGCGGTGCCAGTGGTGGTGGCGGTCGTTTTGGTTATGACTACTTCTTAACGAACGTTGGTGGTGAAAGCCATGCCGTAACTTATGCGCGTGAAGCTGTGCGTATGGCATTAGTGAACTTATCTGCAATAGCCGCACCTGCGGGAACAATGCCTGTGGTATTAGGCGCGGGATGGCCGGGGGTATTATTGCATGAGGCTGTGGGGCATGGTTTAGAAGGTGATTTTAACCGTCGTGAAACCTCTGTATTTTCAGGACGTCTTGGTGAAAAGGTCACTTCTGAGCTTTGTACTATTGTTGATGATGGCACAATTGAAGGGCGTCGTGGCTCTATTGCCATTGACGATGAAGGTGTTCCAGGTCAATACAATGTCTTAATCGAAAACGGTATCTTAAAAGGTTATATGCAAGACAAGATGAACGCTCGTTTAATGGGCGTTGCACCGACGGGAAATGGTCGTCGTGAGTCTTATGCACATCTTCCTATGCCTCGTATGACCAATACTTACATGCTAGCGGGTAAATCGTCACCAGAAGAAATTATTGCAAGTGTTGATCGCGGTATTTATGCACCTAACTTTGGTGGCGGTCAGGTGGATATCACATCAGGTAAATTTGTTTTCTCAACCTCAGAAGCTTATTTAATCGAGAATGGCAAAATAACAAAACCAATTAAAGGGGCCACGCTGATTGGCTCAGGTATTGAAGCCATGCAGCAAGTCTCAATGGTGGGTAACGATCTCGCATTAGATAAAGGCGTCGGTGTTTGTGGTAAAGAGGGGCAAAGCTTGCCTGTTGGTGTAGGGCAGCCAACCTTAAAGCTTGATAAAATTACTGTAGGTGGTACGGCTTAA
- a CDS encoding exported ribonuclease, protein MGKRLLPVIIVIAVLFGVLYKGLLPENKTSVSSSSTSISSLPHNSTDKPAQIPLSIDEKTQANAVANYLQRHQQLPDFYLTKKEAREKGWNAKAGNLCDVLPGKAIGGDRFMNREKQLPEEAGRLWYEADVNYQCGHRGSDRLLYSNDGLIYITTDHYRTMTKVAP, encoded by the coding sequence ATGGGCAAGCGTTTATTACCAGTTATTATTGTTATTGCGGTTTTATTTGGTGTTCTTTATAAGGGGTTACTGCCTGAAAATAAAACATCAGTATCTTCATCTTCTACCTCTATTTCATCATTACCTCATAATAGCACCGATAAGCCGGCACAAATCCCACTGTCTATTGATGAAAAAACGCAAGCTAACGCAGTGGCTAACTATTTACAACGTCATCAGCAACTACCTGATTTTTATCTCACTAAAAAAGAAGCCAGAGAAAAAGGTTGGAATGCAAAAGCGGGTAATTTATGTGATGTATTACCAGGAAAGGCGATCGGTGGCGATCGCTTTATGAACCGTGAAAAACAGCTACCTGAAGAAGCAGGACGCCTGTGGTATGAAGCTGATGTAAATTATCAATGTGGTCATCGAGGTAGTGACAGATTACTCTATTCGAATGATGGGCTGATTTATATCACCACCGATCATTACCGTACAATGACAAAGGTGGCTCCTTAA
- the yhcO gene encoding ribonuclease inhibitor produces MKQVIFDFKMLADRDAFYRDFALQFQLDEHFGNNLDALWDALVGDIELPVKIIFKHLPYHSSDFQPLVALMQEAQNELGKALLSFSCEHNSQK; encoded by the coding sequence ATGAAACAGGTTATTTTTGATTTTAAGATGCTGGCAGATAGAGACGCTTTTTATCGGGATTTTGCACTGCAATTTCAGTTAGATGAGCATTTTGGCAATAACTTAGATGCATTATGGGATGCGTTAGTGGGGGACATTGAATTACCAGTAAAAATTATTTTCAAGCATTTACCTTACCATTCTAGCGATTTTCAACCTTTAGTGGCGTTAATGCAAGAAGCGCAAAACGAGCTAGGTAAAGCATTATTGAGCTTTAGTTGTGAGCATAACAGTCAAAAATAG